In Deinococcus maricopensis DSM 21211, one genomic interval encodes:
- a CDS encoding MarR family winged helix-turn-helix transcriptional regulator, producing the protein MPDTPAPDPTALAARYLDAFYRAREAFGRAIGPTLRAQYDLDVRDYLILRWIQQQHLTPGSLAELLHVPSYATSRLLDPFIKRGLVQRQVDDTDARRYRLHLTPEGRAVTQAIEAHVAALLGQFLHDLGPQQTEQLLRSLEAFARLDTPHP; encoded by the coding sequence ATGCCGGACACCCCCGCCCCCGACCCCACCGCCCTCGCCGCGCGCTACCTCGACGCGTTCTACCGCGCCCGCGAAGCTTTCGGCCGCGCCATCGGCCCCACCCTCCGCGCGCAGTACGACCTCGATGTCCGCGACTACCTCATCCTCCGCTGGATTCAGCAGCAGCACCTCACCCCCGGCAGCCTCGCCGAACTCCTCCACGTCCCCAGCTACGCCACCAGCCGCCTCCTCGACCCCTTCATCAAACGCGGCCTCGTGCAACGCCAAGTCGACGACACCGACGCCCGCCGCTACCGCCTGCACCTCACCCCCGAAGGCCGCGCCGTCACGCAGGCCATCGAAGCGCACGTCGCCGCCCTCCTCGGCCAGTTCCTCCACGACCTCGGCCCGCAGCAGACCGAACAGCTGCTCAGGAGCCTCGAAGCCTTCGCCCGCCTCGACACCCCGCACCCCTGA
- a CDS encoding selenium-binding family protein — MTTSRTFRPDPTFYPSPSLAQSAPRETLAYVAVIDPTGHTPDALVVLDLDHDSPTYTQEVGRLDLPHTGDELHHFGWNACSAALCPTMPHPHVERRYLLVPGLRSSRIYVIDTKPDPRQPTIHKTIEPEELHAKSGYSRPHTVHCGPDAVYMNALGAPDGNGPGGVFLLDHNTFDIKGPWEKHRGPQHLAYDFWWHLGHDTMLTSEWGTPNMVEDGLNPEILLAGGYGHALHVWNLRTREHLSTIDLGAEHQMVLELRPAHDPRKTYGFVGVVTSLKDLSASVWVWYLDGHDWKAQKVIEVPAEPADPSLLPPLLQGFGAVPPLITDINLSLDDRFLYVSCWGTGELRQYDVTDPFNPKLVGSVHLGGIVRQAPHPRDGTPLTGGPQMVEISRDGQRVYVTNSLYAAWDAQFYPAGIRGWAAKLDVDPQGGLTVDPDFYVDFGERRAHQVRLQGGDASSDSFCYPNP; from the coding sequence ATGACCACCTCCAGAACCTTCCGACCCGACCCCACCTTCTACCCCTCCCCCAGCCTCGCCCAGAGCGCCCCCCGCGAAACCCTCGCGTACGTCGCCGTCATCGACCCCACCGGCCACACCCCCGACGCCCTCGTCGTCCTCGACCTCGACCACGACTCCCCCACCTACACCCAGGAAGTCGGGCGACTCGACCTGCCCCACACCGGCGACGAACTTCACCACTTCGGCTGGAACGCCTGCAGCGCCGCCCTCTGCCCCACCATGCCGCACCCGCACGTCGAACGCCGCTACCTCCTCGTGCCCGGCCTGCGCTCCTCCCGCATCTACGTCATCGACACCAAACCCGACCCGCGCCAGCCCACCATCCACAAAACCATCGAACCCGAAGAACTCCACGCCAAAAGCGGGTACAGCCGCCCCCACACCGTCCACTGCGGTCCCGACGCCGTCTACATGAACGCCCTCGGCGCCCCCGACGGCAACGGCCCCGGCGGCGTCTTCCTGCTCGACCACAACACCTTCGACATCAAAGGCCCCTGGGAGAAGCACCGAGGCCCCCAGCACCTCGCCTACGACTTCTGGTGGCACCTCGGCCACGACACCATGCTCACCTCCGAATGGGGCACCCCGAACATGGTCGAGGACGGCCTCAACCCCGAAATCCTCCTCGCCGGCGGGTACGGCCACGCCCTGCACGTCTGGAACCTCCGCACGCGCGAACACCTCAGCACTATCGACCTCGGCGCCGAGCACCAGATGGTCCTCGAACTCCGCCCCGCCCACGACCCCCGCAAAACCTACGGGTTCGTCGGCGTCGTCACCAGCCTCAAGGACCTCTCCGCGTCCGTCTGGGTGTGGTACCTCGACGGTCACGACTGGAAGGCCCAAAAAGTCATCGAGGTGCCCGCCGAACCCGCCGACCCGTCCCTGCTCCCCCCGCTCCTGCAGGGCTTCGGCGCCGTCCCGCCCCTCATCACCGACATCAACCTCTCCCTCGACGACCGCTTCCTGTACGTCTCCTGCTGGGGCACCGGCGAACTCCGACAGTACGACGTGACTGACCCGTTCAACCCGAAACTCGTCGGGTCCGTGCACCTCGGCGGCATCGTCCGCCAGGCCCCCCACCCGCGCGACGGTACCCCCCTCACCGGCGGCCCCCAGATGGTCGAAATCAGCCGCGACGGCCAGCGCGTGTACGTCACCAACTCCCTGTACGCCGCCTGGGACGCGCAGTTCTACCCCGCCGGCATCCGCGGATGGGCCGCGAAACTCGACGTTGACCCGCAGGGCGGCCTCACCGTCGACCCCGACTTCTACGTGGACTTCGGCGAACGCCGCGCCCACCAGGTGCGCCTCCAGGGCGGCGACGCCTCCTCCGACTCCTTCTGCTACCCCAACCCATGA
- a CDS encoding PadR family transcriptional regulator, translated as MPRTSAVPHDDRTLLLLGLLVAQDRHGYELHDFIQHNLQHVLPLKKATAYQLLDRLEQLGLVGSRPELYGERTPRKVYSLTGAGRAHFETLLLQLLGDEEPLFPPGNVPVMFSDHLPDAALVPALRARLAKLDARLALYAGFTFPFPKGVRRAIERLQVLTQADRSWVARTLEQLEQPDDAQSDP; from the coding sequence ATGCCGAGAACCTCTGCTGTGCCGCACGATGACCGCACCCTGCTCCTGCTGGGCCTGCTCGTCGCGCAGGACCGTCACGGGTACGAACTGCACGACTTCATTCAGCACAACCTGCAGCATGTCCTGCCGCTGAAGAAGGCCACGGCGTACCAGCTGCTGGACCGGCTGGAGCAGCTGGGGCTGGTGGGGAGCCGCCCTGAGCTGTACGGCGAGCGCACGCCCCGCAAGGTCTATTCGCTCACGGGTGCGGGCCGCGCGCACTTCGAGACGTTGCTGCTGCAGCTGCTGGGAGACGAGGAGCCGCTGTTCCCGCCGGGCAACGTGCCGGTGATGTTCAGTGACCACCTTCCGGACGCGGCCCTCGTGCCGGCGTTGCGCGCGCGACTGGCGAAGTTGGACGCGCGGCTGGCGTTGTATGCGGGGTTCACGTTTCCCTTTCCGAAGGGGGTGCGCCGGGCCATTGAGCGGCTTCAGGTGCTCACGCAGGCGGACCGGAGCTGGGTGGCGCGGACCCTGGAGCAGCTGGAGCAGCCTGACGACGCGCAGAGCGACCCTTGA
- a CDS encoding ABC transporter substrate-binding protein — protein sequence MRLPLLLATTALLSAASAQTLTIKHDEGTTTVKKDPKRLVVLDEEALGWIYALGLGDRVVGLGSSMLSPTDLTASGKIKPERIKGTFLARGNINNARFVGSWTAPNLETILALKPDMIVRLTWAGNQNYDKLSRIAPTVGYREDATGFWKTGLRDLARVFNRQEQAENIIRQVAETHRTNARKLLSAGAFTKYPKVVVISPFQGGSNYIYTKTRLIEDMRALGFKDGLSVNTATLGVGAVISDEALLSLDKRTLVVLFPPGGQYNGAAAFLNSPVGQRLKAQTVVYTPEANSPWSGPLVSIRNSSEVTNLILQHLK from the coding sequence ATGCGACTCCCCCTGCTGCTCGCCACCACCGCGCTCCTCAGCGCCGCCAGCGCCCAAACGCTGACCATCAAACACGACGAAGGCACCACCACCGTCAAAAAGGACCCCAAACGCCTCGTCGTCCTCGACGAAGAAGCCCTCGGCTGGATCTACGCCCTCGGCCTCGGCGACCGCGTCGTCGGCCTCGGCAGCTCCATGCTCAGCCCCACCGACCTCACCGCCAGCGGCAAAATCAAACCCGAACGCATCAAGGGCACCTTCCTCGCACGCGGCAACATCAACAACGCCCGCTTCGTCGGCAGCTGGACCGCACCCAACCTCGAAACCATCCTCGCCCTCAAACCCGACATGATCGTCCGCCTCACCTGGGCCGGCAACCAGAACTACGACAAACTCAGCCGCATCGCCCCCACCGTCGGCTACCGCGAGGACGCCACCGGCTTCTGGAAGACCGGCCTGCGCGACCTCGCCCGCGTCTTCAACCGTCAGGAACAGGCCGAAAACATCATCCGCCAGGTCGCCGAAACGCACCGCACCAACGCGCGCAAACTCCTCAGCGCCGGCGCATTCACCAAATACCCCAAGGTCGTCGTCATCTCCCCGTTCCAGGGCGGCAGCAACTACATCTACACCAAAACCCGCCTGATCGAGGACATGCGCGCCCTCGGCTTCAAGGACGGCCTCAGCGTCAACACTGCCACGCTCGGCGTCGGCGCCGTCATCAGCGACGAGGCGCTCCTCAGCCTCGACAAACGCACCCTCGTCGTCCTGTTCCCCCCCGGCGGTCAGTACAACGGCGCCGCCGCCTTCCTGAACAGCCCCGTCGGCCAGCGCCTCAAAGCGCAGACCGTCGTGTACACCCCCGAAGCCAACAGCCCCTGGTCCGGCCCGCTGGTGTCCATCCGCAACAGTAGCGAAGTCACCAACCTGATCCTCCAGCACCTCAAGTAA
- a CDS encoding DHA2 family efflux MFS transporter permease subunit encodes MTTPNELTPRQRTISFVAILLAVLLASINQTIVSTAGPAIQKALNIENSLYSWITTAYLLASTTLVPIYGKLSDILGRKIILIFGTLVFVAGSMVCGLASGVSMLIMGRAVQGLGGAALIGLMYAVIADLYPPEQRSRYTALIGAVFSLASVLGSIVGGYVTDHFGWHNVFFISVPLGVLALAAMLFMPALRQQRERAPLDLPGAALLVVFSVTLLLALSLGKTSVAPGESGYLWGSWPILTLLGVAAASLSSFIAVELRAADPIIDVRLFRNQTFAVANVATFFLGIVFFAATVFLPLYMVNVIGLSATSAGLTTFPLTIGLVFGSVVAGQVFARVGKLKPIIIVGGLLLMLGFILMGYTLRVNSTQLELTWKMIIVGLGLGPVLPMLTLAIQGAVSPRDIGAATGTNNFLRSLGSTIGVAFLGTLFASTLKSEIQDTVTAARQGLPTEMRAQFDLNGTSGTKTASSNQSFDAPSIKRQAVQKLDETRARYVAALRDHDPRAVRALLDDPKTPGALRDVLRKGGFEGAIRAGFAEQRTLLTRAVLNRDPAAIREVTSNPQLPQDLKDVVRGGVATQVKASIAQQRDLLTRALLWNDPAAVRELLASPQTPAELRAVLSGGGVDAQVQRGLDEQRTLLRRAVLNADPAAIQKVLGNPQTPAAFRAALQGGGIQGHIRAEFAQQRALLTAALRDGDPAATRKILGNPQTPAELRALFERGGVRARVQAAFDEQRALLTAALRDSDPVATRKILGNPQTPAELRALFERGGLDAKVRAGLAQQRDLLTRALRDNDAQAVQALLKAPSTPAALRQTLTAGGVRAAVQRGQAAQKAAVAAAVTAGDVRPLTQNPQLPQALRDALAALPAEALATPDARAATVQALSAQLDAAEPAAETAAVQAALTSAQAQLDAALPGALKAARQAALTQVLAGLRVKEQQALASAPQQALAQVLAGLNAKEAALLRSAPQQAFTQAVAQLDAQAPALLASAPQQALHAALVKLDAAEQQALRTAPRAALAKILSGLDAKERETLATQPKTALNQLLSRLDDAKVKVLPVIDRIGAGVKQAFTDAVSLLYRVGLGVTVLALLISLFLPEARPRAVTREQVTEDGLRSIEV; translated from the coding sequence ATGACCACCCCCAACGAACTCACCCCGCGACAACGCACCATCTCGTTCGTCGCCATCCTGCTCGCCGTGCTGCTCGCCAGCATCAACCAGACCATCGTCAGCACCGCCGGCCCGGCCATCCAGAAGGCCCTCAACATCGAAAACAGCCTGTACTCGTGGATCACCACCGCGTACCTGCTGGCCAGCACCACCCTCGTGCCCATCTACGGCAAACTCAGCGACATCCTCGGGCGCAAGATCATCCTGATCTTCGGGACGCTCGTGTTCGTCGCCGGGTCCATGGTGTGCGGCCTCGCCAGCGGCGTCAGCATGCTCATCATGGGCCGCGCCGTCCAGGGCCTCGGCGGCGCCGCCCTGATCGGCCTGATGTACGCCGTCATCGCGGACCTGTACCCGCCCGAGCAGCGCAGCCGCTACACCGCCCTGATCGGCGCGGTGTTCAGCCTCGCGTCGGTGCTTGGCAGCATCGTCGGCGGGTACGTCACCGACCACTTCGGCTGGCACAACGTCTTCTTCATCAGTGTGCCGCTGGGCGTCCTCGCGCTCGCCGCCATGCTGTTCATGCCGGCCCTGCGGCAGCAGCGGGAACGCGCGCCGCTCGACCTGCCCGGCGCGGCGCTGCTGGTGGTGTTCAGCGTCACGCTGCTGCTCGCACTGTCGCTCGGCAAGACCAGCGTCGCGCCCGGCGAGAGCGGGTACCTGTGGGGCTCCTGGCCGATCCTCACGCTGCTCGGTGTGGCCGCGGCGTCCCTGAGCTCGTTCATCGCCGTGGAGCTGCGCGCCGCCGACCCGATTATCGACGTGCGCCTGTTCCGCAACCAGACGTTCGCCGTCGCGAACGTCGCCACGTTCTTTCTCGGCATCGTGTTCTTCGCCGCGACGGTGTTCCTGCCGCTGTACATGGTGAACGTCATCGGCCTGAGCGCCACCAGCGCGGGCCTCACGACGTTCCCGCTCACCATCGGGCTGGTGTTCGGCAGCGTCGTTGCCGGTCAGGTGTTCGCGCGCGTCGGCAAGCTCAAGCCCATCATCATCGTGGGCGGCCTGCTGCTGATGCTCGGCTTCATCCTGATGGGCTACACCCTGCGCGTAAACAGCACCCAGCTGGAACTGACTTGGAAGATGATCATCGTCGGCCTGGGCCTCGGGCCGGTCCTGCCGATGCTCACGCTCGCCATTCAGGGTGCCGTCAGCCCGCGCGACATCGGCGCGGCGACCGGCACGAACAACTTCCTGCGCTCGCTGGGCAGCACCATCGGCGTGGCGTTCCTCGGGACGTTGTTCGCGTCCACCCTCAAGAGCGAAATTCAGGACACCGTGACCGCCGCCAGGCAGGGCCTGCCCACCGAGATGCGCGCGCAATTCGACCTGAACGGCACGTCCGGCACGAAAACCGCCAGCAGCAACCAGAGCTTCGATGCGCCCAGCATCAAACGCCAGGCCGTGCAGAAACTCGACGAGACCCGCGCCCGCTACGTCGCCGCGCTCCGCGACCATGACCCCAGGGCCGTCCGCGCGCTCCTCGACGACCCCAAGACCCCGGGTGCCCTGCGGGACGTCCTGCGCAAGGGCGGCTTCGAGGGCGCCATCCGCGCCGGGTTCGCGGAGCAGCGCACGCTGCTCACCCGCGCCGTCCTCAACCGCGACCCGGCGGCCATCCGGGAAGTCACCAGCAACCCGCAACTCCCGCAGGACCTCAAGGACGTCGTGCGCGGCGGCGTCGCCACGCAGGTGAAGGCGAGCATCGCGCAGCAGCGTGACCTGCTGACGCGCGCCCTGCTATGGAACGACCCGGCGGCCGTGCGTGAACTGCTCGCCAGCCCGCAGACGCCCGCGGAACTGCGCGCGGTCCTGTCCGGCGGCGGCGTGGACGCGCAGGTGCAGCGGGGCCTCGACGAGCAGCGCACGCTGCTGCGCCGCGCGGTCCTGAACGCCGACCCGGCCGCCATCCAGAAGGTCCTCGGCAACCCGCAGACGCCCGCCGCGTTCCGCGCCGCCCTGCAGGGCGGCGGCATTCAGGGGCACATCCGCGCGGAGTTCGCGCAGCAACGCGCGCTCCTCACGGCGGCGCTCCGCGACGGCGACCCGGCCGCCACCCGGAAGATCCTCGGGAACCCGCAGACGCCCGCCGAGCTCCGCGCCCTCTTCGAGCGGGGCGGCGTGCGTGCCCGCGTGCAGGCCGCGTTCGACGAGCAGCGTGCGCTCCTCACGGCGGCGCTCCGCGACAGCGACCCGGTCGCCACCCGGAAGATTCTCGGGAACCCGCAGACGCCCGCCGAGCTCCGCGCCCTCTTCGAGCGGGGCGGGCTGGACGCGAAGGTCCGCGCGGGGCTGGCGCAGCAGCGGGACCTGCTGACGCGCGCCCTGCGGGACAACGACGCCCAGGCCGTACAGGCGCTCCTGAAAGCCCCCAGCACGCCCGCCGCGCTGCGGCAGACCCTGACGGCCGGTGGGGTTCGCGCCGCTGTGCAGCGCGGCCAGGCCGCGCAGAAGGCGGCGGTGGCGGCGGCCGTGACCGCTGGCGACGTCCGCCCGCTGACGCAGAACCCCCAGCTGCCCCAGGCGCTGCGTGATGCGCTCGCGGCCCTGCCCGCCGAGGCGCTCGCCACCCCGGACGCGCGCGCCGCGACGGTGCAGGCGCTGAGCGCGCAACTCGACGCCGCCGAACCCGCGGCGGAAACTGCGGCTGTGCAGGCCGCGCTGACGAGCGCGCAGGCGCAGCTGGACGCGGCCCTGCCGGGCGCACTGAAGGCCGCGCGTCAGGCGGCCCTGACCCAGGTGCTCGCGGGCCTGCGCGTGAAGGAGCAGCAGGCGCTGGCGAGCGCGCCGCAGCAGGCCTTGGCTCAGGTGCTCGCGGGCCTGAACGCGAAGGAGGCCGCGTTGCTGCGCAGCGCGCCGCAGCAGGCGTTCACGCAGGCGGTCGCGCAGCTGGACGCGCAGGCGCCAGCCCTGCTGGCGAGCGCGCCGCAGCAGGCGCTGCACGCCGCCCTCGTGAAGCTGGACGCCGCGGAGCAGCAGGCCCTGCGGACCGCGCCGCGCGCGGCGCTCGCGAAGATCCTGTCGGGTCTCGACGCAAAGGAGCGCGAGACGCTCGCCACGCAGCCCAAGACGGCGCTCAATCAGTTGCTCTCGCGTCTGGACGACGCGAAGGTGAAGGTGCTGCCGGTGATCGACCGGATCGGCGCGGGCGTGAAGCAGGCGTTCACGGACGCGGTGTCGCTGCTGTACCGCGTGGGCCTGGGCGTGACGGTGCTGGCGCTCCTGATCAGTCTGTTCCTGCCGGAAGCGCGCCCCCGCGCGGTGACGCGTGAGCAGGTCACGGAGGATGGACTGCGGTCTATCGAGGTGTAA
- a CDS encoding alpha/beta fold hydrolase, with product MHTHTRRALLLLATLALAGTAITATAQARTTTPTLQPALNGERRTLNLPGFGNVAYYADPRGPGRPLILTHAVNAAASAYEMKPLWDAYAGTRPVYALEWPGFGSSDRPDTPYTPDLMTAALNALIDTLGTDVDVIALSLGSEFAARAALREPRIHTLALISPTGLGRERNGTQTAASTDGGAQLYARLNAVGDPLFWALRTRPSIQYFLSRSFRGPVNTDLINYALQSSAQPGGKYAPLYFISGRLFTTNALEQLYRPLRTPTLVLFDQDAFVNFDRLPDFLDGPDRRAVRIPDTDGLPHFEKPLEVRRALDDFWAAH from the coding sequence ATGCACACCCACACCCGCCGCGCCCTGCTCCTGCTCGCCACGCTCGCGCTCGCTGGCACCGCCATCACCGCCACCGCGCAGGCCCGCACCACCACACCCACCCTGCAGCCCGCCCTCAACGGCGAACGCCGCACCCTCAACCTCCCCGGCTTCGGGAACGTCGCCTACTACGCCGACCCGCGCGGCCCCGGCCGCCCCCTCATCCTCACCCACGCCGTCAACGCCGCCGCCAGCGCCTACGAAATGAAACCCCTCTGGGACGCCTACGCCGGCACCCGCCCCGTCTACGCCCTCGAATGGCCCGGCTTCGGCAGCAGCGACCGCCCCGACACCCCCTACACCCCCGACCTCATGACCGCCGCCCTCAACGCCCTCATCGACACGCTCGGCACCGACGTGGACGTCATCGCCCTCAGCCTCGGCAGTGAATTCGCCGCCCGCGCCGCCCTGCGCGAACCCCGCATTCACACCCTCGCCCTGATCAGCCCCACCGGCCTGGGCCGCGAACGCAACGGCACGCAAACCGCCGCGTCCACCGACGGCGGCGCGCAACTGTACGCCCGCCTGAACGCCGTCGGTGACCCGCTCTTCTGGGCGCTCCGCACCCGCCCCAGCATCCAGTACTTCCTCAGCCGTTCGTTCCGCGGCCCCGTCAACACCGACCTGATCAACTACGCCCTGCAGAGCAGCGCCCAGCCCGGCGGCAAGTACGCCCCCCTGTACTTCATCAGCGGCCGCCTCTTCACCACCAACGCCCTCGAACAGCTCTACCGCCCGCTCCGCACCCCCACGCTCGTCCTGTTCGACCAGGACGCCTTCGTGAACTTCGACCGCCTCCCGGACTTCCTGGACGGCCCGGACCGCCGCGCCGTGCGCATCCCCGACACCGACGGCCTCCCGCACTTCGAGAAACCCCTCGAAGTGCGCCGCGCGCTCGACGACTTCTGGGCCGCACACTGA